A genomic region of Marinobacter sp. NP-4(2019) contains the following coding sequences:
- a CDS encoding endonuclease NucS domain-containing protein, with product MPIQHGIWKIGDHPQVLTNTTMASEEVLEDLIFKDISILNGNWLLIARQVYTDFGKPLDLLAIDITGSLIVIELKKHKTPRDVVAQTIDYASWVETLTSDRVVQIYEAFAQKFQLPITNFNQAFIDKFRTAPAEDEINSSHQMVVVAAELDASTERIINYLNDKANVAVNAVFFSVFQDGANQYLSRAWMIDPGETEERAINIGQKGDWNGEFYGSFGATYNGRSWNDALKYGFIAAGGGRWYSKTLFMLKPGDRVWVLVPKVGYAGVGEVTSPAIVIDEFIKDGKQLEGHYHTAAEYGEDDADYCVGLRWIKAVPESEAVNEVGLFGNQNSVARPRAEKWKHTVNRLKSIWGIA from the coding sequence ATGCCTATCCAACACGGAATCTGGAAAATCGGCGATCATCCGCAGGTCCTGACCAACACTACCATGGCGTCAGAGGAAGTACTTGAAGACCTGATATTCAAGGATATTTCCATTCTCAACGGCAACTGGCTGTTAATCGCTCGTCAGGTCTACACCGATTTCGGCAAGCCGCTGGATCTTTTGGCCATCGATATTACCGGCTCGCTGATCGTGATTGAGTTAAAGAAACACAAGACACCCCGAGATGTGGTGGCTCAGACGATTGACTATGCCTCATGGGTGGAGACTCTGACCTCTGACCGCGTGGTGCAGATTTATGAAGCATTCGCTCAAAAGTTTCAGTTGCCTATTACCAACTTCAATCAAGCTTTCATCGACAAGTTTCGCACCGCCCCGGCGGAAGATGAAATCAACAGCTCTCATCAAATGGTGGTGGTTGCAGCTGAGCTAGATGCAAGTACCGAACGCATCATTAACTACCTCAATGACAAGGCCAACGTAGCCGTTAACGCCGTCTTTTTCAGCGTGTTTCAGGATGGTGCCAACCAGTACTTGAGCCGTGCCTGGATGATCGACCCCGGAGAAACCGAGGAGCGCGCAATCAATATTGGTCAAAAAGGAGACTGGAATGGCGAGTTCTACGGCTCCTTTGGTGCAACCTACAATGGCAGGAGCTGGAATGATGCCCTCAAGTATGGGTTCATCGCCGCAGGTGGTGGTCGCTGGTACAGCAAAACGCTATTTATGCTGAAACCCGGTGATCGTGTTTGGGTGCTGGTCCCGAAAGTTGGATATGCCGGGGTAGGTGAGGTCACATCACCTGCCATTGTCATCGATGAATTCATCAAAGATGGCAAGCAGTTAGAAGGCCATTATCATACCGCCGCAGAGTACGGAGAAGATGATGCGGACTACTGCGTTGGTCTGCGCTGGATTAAAGCTGTACCGGAATCTGAAGCGGTGAATGAAGTAGGTTTATTTGGTAATCAGAACTCTGTAGCCAGACCGAGAGCGGAGAAGTGGAAGCACACCGTGAACCGGCTCAAGTCTATTTGGGGAATTGCTTGA
- a CDS encoding anti-phage dCTP deaminase, producing MSVPKIKKEVAPDKDTLSPPEKFLNRIEKFKSNELIIGLAFPLGTTTTGISDSIRNYFKLQDYSIKEFKVSQLILETMDNLVPAEKRRMFLESIDRKPEDLLFDKYNEFQRINNLQLAGNFIREQYEPATLAQLAIRKIASDRMERARPQYEEYTTSNPDENIALSQFSVSSKYIPDKTVYILNSLKNPAEAEILKAVYGDIFYLIGAIQSRNERVANLKGRIILPNKTPDEIKILAEELEERDRKQSDDHEQQLDKTLNACDFFLSVKKGQDPAYVDKEIKRFLDLVHGVGVFTPTKDEYGMYIAYSAGLGSACMSRQVGASISDEKGNIISTGCNDVPKFKGGLYIASDEDDQRCFKDGAFCRNDNEKRRIKSNIEAALGASSVLYDELVDKIFKDARIKDLIEFSRAVHAEMEAIVSLSRRGDGACQGATLYTTTFPCHNCARHIVAAGIGRVIFIEPYDKSLALELHEDSITRDGEANKLPFDHFTGVSPVKYADLFKATDARKDSDGKFTGFSRKSSERSMTYLESYRDLEQRTNIHLNESGLSLDH from the coding sequence ATGTCAGTACCAAAAATAAAAAAAGAAGTTGCGCCAGATAAAGACACTTTATCGCCTCCTGAAAAGTTTTTAAATAGAATCGAAAAATTTAAGTCCAATGAGTTAATAATTGGGCTTGCCTTTCCTCTGGGAACAACAACCACTGGCATCAGTGACTCAATACGCAATTATTTCAAGCTGCAAGATTATTCGATAAAAGAATTCAAAGTTAGTCAATTAATTCTTGAAACAATGGATAACCTTGTTCCTGCAGAAAAAAGAAGGATGTTTCTTGAATCCATTGACCGGAAGCCAGAGGACCTATTATTTGATAAATACAATGAATTCCAAAGAATAAATAATCTACAGCTAGCAGGTAATTTTATAAGAGAACAATACGAGCCAGCAACGCTAGCCCAGCTGGCTATCAGGAAAATTGCCTCCGATCGGATGGAACGAGCCCGTCCGCAATATGAAGAGTATACAACGAGCAACCCCGACGAAAATATTGCATTGTCGCAATTCAGTGTTTCATCAAAGTATATACCTGATAAAACTGTTTATATACTAAATTCATTAAAAAATCCGGCCGAAGCTGAGATCCTCAAAGCAGTTTATGGCGATATATTTTATTTGATTGGAGCCATCCAAAGTCGTAATGAGCGGGTAGCCAATTTGAAAGGGAGGATAATTCTTCCAAACAAGACGCCAGATGAAATAAAAATTCTAGCAGAGGAGTTGGAAGAGCGGGACCGAAAACAAAGTGATGATCATGAGCAACAACTTGACAAGACGCTTAATGCATGCGACTTCTTTTTGTCTGTCAAGAAGGGACAAGACCCAGCTTATGTAGATAAAGAAATCAAACGGTTCCTAGATTTAGTTCATGGTGTTGGAGTGTTCACTCCAACAAAAGATGAATACGGCATGTATATCGCCTATAGTGCCGGCCTCGGCTCCGCTTGTATGTCTCGTCAGGTTGGCGCAAGCATTTCAGATGAAAAGGGAAATATCATTTCTACTGGATGCAACGATGTTCCAAAATTTAAGGGTGGATTGTATATTGCTTCAGATGAAGATGATCAGCGTTGCTTTAAGGATGGCGCCTTTTGTAGAAACGATAATGAGAAAAGGCGAATAAAAAGCAATATAGAGGCTGCTCTTGGGGCGTCCTCAGTTCTTTATGACGAGCTTGTTGATAAAATATTCAAGGATGCAAGAATAAAAGATTTGATTGAATTTTCTAGAGCTGTTCATGCTGAAATGGAAGCTATAGTGAGTTTAAGTCGGAGAGGTGATGGTGCTTGTCAAGGGGCAACTTTATACACAACGACCTTTCCCTGCCATAATTGCGCCCGCCACATTGTTGCTGCAGGAATAGGTCGGGTTATATTTATTGAACCCTACGATAAAAGCTTAGCTTTAGAATTACATGAGGATTCCATCACGAGAGATGGTGAGGCAAACAAACTTCCGTTTGATCACTTTACAGGCGTTTCGCCCGTAAAATATGCAGATCTTTTTAAAGCCACAGATGCTAGAAAAGATAGTGATGGGAAATTTACCGGATTTTCTCGGAAATCTTCAGAGAGATCTATGACGTATCTTGAGTCATATAGAGATCTAGAGCAAAGGACAAATATTCACTTAAACGAAAGTGGATTATCTTTGGATCATTGA
- a CDS encoding TIGR04141 family sporadically distributed protein has translation MPEKKPYRRLNVLLAKDEFSGTEYRDLLSPDATVSELEIEEGHDFDGVIYVKNPEEKRPRWAQLIDTLVGTEVDQLSNRSSSAVFLIRVDGKVLAFTFGYGRFLLNLGCFQQDFGLKTALNTLNHQSLRSVDLHTLEDQPIQKRSQTARGSEASVFGIDIFRDVLRAVTGSPRSGVGFKNISGGDAIYSFSQEMLVDEIPGVASQLISFYQLELYKNSFGWVDNIRRIKDGDTISALEELLLDAVKNKDPGLIITLPEVIEWDKVLGFSFTRAKKDLTPIIDADQYLNNVDAASVSIESIRRDKLFVTDVHDNEFGHSVYSCLYLELDSGDTKKVIFGGTWYEIDKSFMSGIDSTLAMVALSDLEFPGVYVWEEDGKTKIETEGDYNERAAAAQGFFLLDKKLVKCTKTTSPIELCDLLTQDKQLVHVKHRKGGSAGLSHLFAQGSVSAEVMLGDKGFRKKARTVLRRVDPRAKDLVPLNSLRSSEYEVIFLILGADGQSLKENLPFFSKVNLTRVYENLSQRGFIVKIAGASQVERDHA, from the coding sequence ATGCCTGAGAAAAAGCCATACAGACGCCTGAACGTGCTTTTGGCGAAGGACGAGTTCTCAGGTACCGAGTACCGCGACCTCCTTAGTCCCGATGCAACAGTATCCGAACTAGAAATAGAGGAAGGTCACGACTTCGATGGCGTTATATATGTGAAGAACCCAGAGGAAAAGAGACCTCGTTGGGCTCAGTTGATTGACACACTGGTTGGCACGGAAGTTGATCAACTTTCAAATAGATCGAGCTCCGCTGTGTTTCTTATTCGTGTAGATGGAAAAGTCCTCGCCTTCACATTCGGCTATGGGCGTTTCCTTCTCAATTTAGGGTGCTTTCAGCAGGATTTCGGTCTAAAGACAGCTCTAAATACCCTTAACCATCAAAGCCTTCGAAGTGTTGACCTACATACACTCGAAGATCAGCCTATCCAGAAAAGATCTCAAACTGCTCGGGGGTCTGAAGCAAGTGTTTTCGGTATTGATATCTTTCGCGATGTTCTCCGGGCAGTCACTGGTTCACCGCGTTCCGGCGTGGGATTCAAGAACATCTCGGGTGGTGATGCGATTTACTCCTTTAGCCAGGAAATGTTAGTCGATGAAATACCTGGTGTGGCCTCACAGCTAATTTCCTTTTACCAACTTGAGTTGTATAAAAATTCGTTTGGTTGGGTGGACAACATTCGCCGCATTAAGGATGGTGACACTATCTCAGCCCTGGAGGAATTGTTGTTAGATGCGGTAAAGAACAAGGACCCAGGATTGATAATCACACTACCGGAGGTCATTGAATGGGACAAGGTTCTAGGCTTTAGCTTTACCCGAGCCAAGAAAGATCTGACTCCGATTATTGATGCCGACCAATATTTAAATAACGTGGACGCAGCTTCTGTATCAATTGAATCGATTCGAAGAGACAAACTATTTGTAACCGATGTCCATGACAATGAGTTCGGCCACTCAGTATACTCTTGTTTGTATTTGGAGCTAGATTCTGGAGATACAAAAAAGGTTATATTTGGCGGTACTTGGTATGAGATAGATAAGTCCTTTATGAGTGGGATCGACTCAACTCTGGCTATGGTCGCCTTAAGTGATCTAGAGTTTCCCGGAGTCTACGTTTGGGAAGAAGATGGAAAAACCAAGATCGAGACCGAGGGTGACTACAATGAAAGAGCCGCAGCGGCACAAGGGTTCTTCCTTTTAGATAAAAAGCTGGTTAAGTGTACAAAGACGACCTCACCAATCGAATTGTGTGATTTACTGACTCAAGATAAGCAGCTTGTTCACGTCAAGCATCGAAAAGGAGGATCCGCAGGGTTAAGCCATCTTTTTGCGCAAGGTAGTGTGTCAGCTGAGGTGATGTTGGGGGACAAGGGGTTTCGAAAAAAAGCAAGAACGGTACTCCGGCGCGTCGATCCCCGAGCAAAAGATCTTGTGCCATTAAACTCACTTAGAAGTTCTGAATACGAAGTTATCTTCCTGATCTTGGGTGCCGACGGACAAAGTCTTAAAGAAAACTTGCCATTTTTCAGCAAGGTGAATCTTACACGGGTCTATGAAAACCTTTCGCAGCGAGGCTTTATCGTGAAGATTGCCGGCGCCTCACAGGTAGAGCGAGATCACGCATAA
- a CDS encoding IS3 family transposase, whose protein sequence is MEATNSRASRGERRPKKVSTFSGRGTTEAFRFAWKHRREHGVKALCRHLNISRSGYYAWVNRKPGKRASENAELLLKIRRIFNESEGRYGSPKVYRALKRQGLRVGENRVARLMQVWGMKARTHRIYRRLLTRRAVLKAWPNHRLTLDKPVAVNRQWSSDVTYIKMGRKNVFLAVVLDLYSRRIVGWKLEANLNSDLSRGALRQAMADRSPSPGLLLHTDRGTEFRALKMRDMLARHQVRHSMSRPGYCTDNAEVESFFKSLKGELLHATSYITLRQLRHHIKHYIERFYNTERLHSSLGYRTPLEFEGAN, encoded by the coding sequence ATTGAAGCGACAAATAGCCGAGCTTCAAGAGGAGAACGACGTCCTAAAAAAGTTTCAACGTTTTCAGGCCGAGGAACGACAGAAGCGTTCCGGTTCGCCTGGAAACACCGGCGAGAACACGGAGTAAAGGCCTTGTGCCGTCACCTGAATATCTCTCGCTCCGGCTACTACGCCTGGGTAAATCGCAAGCCCGGGAAGCGGGCCTCCGAGAATGCAGAACTGCTGCTTAAAATCCGGCGGATATTCAATGAGAGCGAAGGTCGCTACGGCAGCCCGAAAGTGTATCGCGCCCTCAAACGGCAAGGTCTCCGTGTGGGTGAGAATCGCGTTGCCCGCCTGATGCAGGTCTGGGGCATGAAGGCCCGAACTCACAGAATCTATCGCAGGCTACTTACCCGACGAGCGGTCCTAAAGGCCTGGCCGAACCATCGCCTGACCCTGGACAAACCAGTAGCGGTAAATCGGCAATGGAGCAGCGACGTTACGTACATCAAGATGGGCCGGAAGAACGTATTTCTTGCGGTGGTTCTGGACCTTTACTCCCGCCGCATTGTCGGGTGGAAACTGGAAGCCAACCTGAATAGTGACTTGTCTCGTGGGGCTCTCAGGCAGGCTATGGCTGATCGTTCCCCGTCGCCTGGGCTTCTGCTGCATACCGACCGCGGAACCGAGTTCAGAGCCCTGAAAATGCGTGACATGCTGGCCCGCCATCAGGTGCGTCACAGTATGAGCCGTCCTGGATACTGCACGGACAACGCCGAAGTGGAATCATTCTTCAAAAGCCTGAAGGGAGAATTGCTACACGCCACCAGCTACATCACGCTCCGCCAATTGAGACACCATATAAAACACTATATTGAGCGCTTTTATAACACCGAACGGCTCCACAGTAGCCTTGGTTACCGGACTCCGTTAGAGTTCGAGGGAGCTAACTAA
- a CDS encoding RNA-directed DNA polymerase, translating into MSKLTEESVEFAKKHIESYYDSDFFPKGFEFEAIWHCWEDVKRYLLGSNIGKLRTKHPLTMASKKPSGSYRIVHQLEPLDTIIYTALAYLIVEEIESVRADEGVACSYRFSIEDGGFFEKNSGFKIFTDMIENHSDSYKYILVTDITDFYNQIYLHRLNNAIERADPALKNIANDIESFISSINDKASQGVPVGPAASIIMSEAVLVDIDEYISNFGVEHTRYVDDIRIFSDYKEELEKVLEKLTLYLHENHRLTLASDKTYIENTEKYVEGVLHNQYEMEKVEIFETLEIFNPYSGEVEYEEVVVEERTDLEGHLNHIADQLLKRDTLDLGLARALIRKAKANRIDFVAEIIFENFEFFSPVINDVILYFKALSRGKWVRENREKFLCILSSPAITQSLVRYWVEWFFATDELLLKNVNIKRFISQSEFIENQAYAALTSKNVSWVRDNKNRVFYVGEKGKRAILRATKILPKDERDNWLKNIEKNTPEELDRWLIKWAIDTA; encoded by the coding sequence ATGAGCAAGCTAACAGAAGAATCCGTAGAGTTTGCAAAAAAGCATATAGAGAGCTACTACGACTCAGACTTCTTCCCAAAAGGTTTTGAGTTTGAGGCTATCTGGCACTGCTGGGAGGACGTCAAAAGATATTTATTAGGCAGCAATATCGGAAAACTGAGGACAAAACACCCTTTGACGATGGCCTCCAAAAAGCCTTCCGGGAGCTATCGAATTGTTCACCAATTAGAGCCCTTGGATACAATAATATATACAGCTTTGGCCTATTTGATCGTGGAAGAAATAGAGAGTGTGCGAGCTGATGAGGGGGTTGCGTGCTCTTATAGGTTTTCAATAGAAGACGGTGGTTTTTTTGAGAAGAACTCCGGTTTCAAAATATTTACTGATATGATAGAAAATCATTCCGATTCATATAAATATATACTAGTCACCGACATTACTGATTTTTACAATCAAATCTACTTGCATCGTTTAAATAATGCAATTGAACGAGCTGATCCGGCGTTAAAAAATATTGCAAACGATATTGAGAGCTTTATTTCTTCAATAAATGATAAAGCATCTCAAGGAGTTCCTGTTGGTCCTGCAGCCAGTATTATCATGTCTGAGGCAGTTCTAGTGGATATAGATGAATACATTTCAAATTTTGGTGTAGAGCATACTCGATATGTTGATGATATTAGGATCTTTTCTGATTATAAAGAGGAGCTGGAAAAGGTACTAGAAAAGCTGACGTTGTATCTGCATGAGAATCATCGGCTTACTTTGGCATCTGACAAAACGTACATAGAAAATACCGAAAAATATGTCGAAGGCGTTCTCCATAATCAGTATGAGATGGAGAAGGTAGAAATCTTCGAAACACTAGAAATATTTAATCCTTATTCTGGTGAGGTCGAATACGAAGAGGTTGTAGTGGAGGAAAGGACAGATTTAGAGGGGCACCTTAATCATATAGCAGATCAGCTCTTAAAAAGGGATACGCTTGATCTTGGTCTTGCTAGAGCTCTTATAAGAAAAGCAAAAGCTAATCGTATAGATTTCGTTGCTGAGATAATTTTTGAAAATTTTGAATTCTTCTCTCCGGTTATAAATGACGTTATTCTGTACTTTAAGGCACTGTCACGTGGAAAATGGGTTAGAGAAAATCGCGAAAAATTTCTTTGTATTCTATCTAGTCCCGCAATAACGCAGAGTCTAGTTCGATATTGGGTTGAATGGTTTTTTGCTACGGATGAGCTTCTACTGAAGAACGTGAATATTAAGAGGTTTATAAGTCAGAGCGAGTTTATAGAAAATCAAGCATATGCTGCTCTAACATCCAAAAATGTCTCTTGGGTTAGAGATAACAAAAATCGGGTTTTCTACGTTGGAGAAAAGGGAAAGCGGGCAATCTTGAGGGCGACAAAAATATTGCCAAAAGATGAACGTGATAATTGGCTGAAAAATATTGAGAAAAATACTCCTGAAGAATTAGATCGATGGCTAATTAAATGGGCAATAGATACAGCATAG
- a CDS encoding NERD domain-containing protein, producing MDYAQVIQPLFSTLWYLVPLAILAAVIQSPWFKGKAGEAVVNLSAKLFLDRTRYHLIKNVTLPTEDGSTQIDHIIVSRYGVFVVETKNMKGWIFGGEKQRYWTQKIFKHSQKFQNPLHQNYKHVKTLQSLLGLGDEQVYSLVVFVGDSTFKTPMPKSVTYGGGYIRFIKAHDEEQLSEAEVHSIIETIQSGRLAATFKSHRQHVAHVEQAVAKKESEPRCLKCRGEMVRRTVKLGENAGKEFTGCKAFPKCRGVAGALNFHSELIFWD from the coding sequence ATGGACTACGCTCAGGTTATACAACCCCTCTTCAGCACCCTGTGGTACCTGGTCCCGCTGGCCATTCTTGCGGCAGTCATCCAATCCCCTTGGTTCAAAGGCAAAGCCGGGGAAGCAGTGGTTAATCTTTCCGCCAAACTCTTTCTCGATAGGACCCGCTACCACCTCATCAAGAACGTCACCCTGCCAACGGAAGACGGCTCCACCCAGATCGACCACATCATTGTTTCCCGATACGGGGTGTTTGTGGTGGAAACTAAGAACATGAAGGGCTGGATCTTCGGCGGCGAAAAGCAACGCTACTGGACTCAGAAAATCTTCAAGCACTCCCAGAAATTCCAGAACCCGCTGCACCAGAATTACAAACACGTAAAAACGCTACAGAGCCTGTTAGGCCTGGGCGATGAACAGGTTTATTCATTGGTGGTGTTTGTTGGCGATTCGACTTTCAAAACGCCCATGCCAAAGAGTGTGACCTACGGCGGTGGCTACATTCGGTTTATCAAAGCCCACGACGAAGAACAGCTCTCCGAGGCCGAAGTACATTCCATAATTGAAACCATCCAGTCTGGCCGGTTGGCCGCAACCTTCAAGAGCCACCGGCAACATGTGGCGCATGTTGAGCAAGCTGTGGCAAAGAAGGAGAGTGAGCCTCGTTGCCTGAAGTGTCGGGGGGAGATGGTTAGGCGCACGGTGAAACTCGGGGAGAATGCCGGGAAGGAGTTTACTGGGTGTAAGGCGTTTCCTAAGTGTCGTGGGGTTGCTGGTGCTTTAAATTTTCATAGTGAATTGATTTTCTGGGATTAA
- the urtE gene encoding urea ABC transporter ATP-binding subunit UrtE, producing the protein MLKIQQLNQYYGESHTLWDLDLDVPQGQCTCVMGRNGVGKTTLMKCIMGEETTKSGSIEFAGDVELTKKKIEDRSRLGIGYVPQGRQIFPLLTVEENLRTGLAVRKDGSKKIPERVYELFPVLKEMKHRRGGDLSGGQQQQLAIGRALVIEPRLLILDEPGEGIQPNIVAQIGEVIRRLIEEDGLTVLLVEQKLPFARKYADRFAILDRGRRVAEDEIAGLTDALIKKHLTV; encoded by the coding sequence ATGCTCAAGATCCAACAGCTCAACCAATACTACGGCGAAAGCCACACCCTCTGGGATCTCGACCTGGACGTACCCCAGGGCCAGTGCACCTGCGTCATGGGCCGCAACGGCGTGGGCAAAACCACGCTGATGAAATGCATCATGGGCGAAGAAACCACCAAAAGCGGCAGCATCGAATTCGCCGGGGACGTGGAGCTGACCAAGAAGAAAATCGAAGATCGCTCAAGACTGGGCATCGGCTACGTACCCCAGGGGCGGCAGATCTTCCCGCTGCTGACCGTGGAAGAAAACCTGCGCACCGGCCTAGCTGTGCGTAAAGACGGCAGCAAGAAGATACCGGAGCGGGTGTATGAGCTGTTTCCGGTGCTGAAGGAAATGAAACACCGCAGAGGCGGCGACCTTTCGGGAGGGCAGCAACAGCAACTGGCCATTGGACGGGCGCTGGTGATTGAGCCCAGGCTGCTGATTCTGGATGAGCCGGGGGAGGGGATTCAGCCGAATATTGTGGCGCAGATTGGGGAGGTTATTCGTAGGTTGATTGAAGAGGATGGGCTGACCGTTCTTCTGGTTGAGCAGAAGTTGCCGTTTGCTCGAAAGTATGCGGATCGGTTTGCGATTTTGGATCGGGGGAGAAGGGTTGCGGAAGACGAGATTGCGGGCCTGACGGATGCCCTTATCAAAAAGCACCTGACCGTCTAA
- the urtD gene encoding urea ABC transporter ATP-binding protein UrtD produces MSMFEQLTNRERVFEFLAPEASPVDVRHGPILYMEDVNVSFDGFKAINNLNLTIDDGELRCIIGPNGAGKTTMMDIITGKTRPDTGSVWFGSRHNLLTKNEPDIASLGIGRKFQKPTVFEALTVFENLELAMATDKRILPTLTAIMKPEFRDRIDEVLEMIGLKQLRDKPAGILSHGQKQWLEIGMLLMQKPRLLLVDEPVAGMTEQEMERTAELLTSLAGKQSVVVVEHDMGFVRSIARQVTVLHQGSVLAEGTMDQVSNDPEVIKVYLGEEA; encoded by the coding sequence ATGAGCATGTTCGAGCAACTGACCAACCGCGAGCGCGTGTTTGAATTCCTCGCGCCCGAAGCCTCACCGGTGGACGTGCGCCACGGCCCGATCCTGTACATGGAAGACGTCAACGTGAGCTTTGACGGCTTCAAGGCCATCAACAACCTCAACCTCACCATCGACGACGGCGAGCTGCGCTGCATCATTGGCCCCAACGGCGCGGGCAAAACCACCATGATGGACATCATCACCGGCAAAACCCGCCCGGACACCGGCTCCGTCTGGTTCGGCAGCCGCCACAACCTGCTCACCAAGAACGAGCCGGACATCGCCAGCCTCGGTATCGGCCGCAAGTTCCAGAAACCCACGGTGTTCGAAGCGCTCACCGTGTTCGAAAACCTGGAACTGGCCATGGCCACCGACAAGCGCATCCTGCCCACGCTGACCGCCATCATGAAACCGGAATTCCGCGACCGCATCGACGAAGTGCTGGAAATGATCGGCCTGAAACAGCTGCGGGACAAACCCGCCGGCATTCTCTCCCACGGCCAGAAACAGTGGCTGGAAATTGGCATGCTGCTGATGCAGAAACCCCGGCTGCTGCTGGTGGACGAGCCGGTCGCCGGCATGACCGAACAGGAAATGGAACGCACCGCCGAACTGCTCACCAGCCTCGCCGGTAAACAGTCCGTTGTGGTGGTGGAGCACGACATGGGCTTCGTGCGCTCCATCGCCCGCCAGGTCACCGTGCTGCACCAGGGCAGCGTGCTGGCCGAAGGCACCATGGACCAGGTCTCCAACGACCCGGAAGTGATCAAAGTTTACCTCGGGGAGGAGGCGTAA